Part of the Mycolicibacterium thermoresistibile genome, GAACTCGCGGTTGACGATGTTCGGCCTGCTCGGCGGGACGATGCTCGGCGGGGCGGTCGCCGCGGCGGCCGAGTACGTGTTCAACCTGTTCGAACTGCCCGGCGCGCTGTATGTGATCGTCGCGGTCTCGCTGGCCGGCGCGGTGCTGTCCATGCGGATCCCCCGATGGGTGGAGGTCACCGAAGGCGAGGTGCCCGCCACCCTCACCTACCACGGGGATCTGCGGCGGCATCCCGACCAGCGGCGGCACTCGGGTGCCGCGCGGCAGCCGATGGGCCGCAACACCATCACCGCGCTGTGGGGGAACTGCACGATCAAGCTGATGGTCGGGTTCCTGTTCCTGTACCCGGCGTTCGTCGCGAAGTCCCATGAGGCCACCGGCCTGGAACAGCTGATGATCCTGGGGTTGATCGGGGCGGCCGCCGCGGTGGGCAACTTCATCGGCAACTTCACCGCCGCCCGGCTCGAACTCGGCCACCCGGCGCAGCTGGTGGTGCGGGCCGCGATCGCGGTGACCATCGGCGCGCTGGCCACCGCGGTGACCGGCGAGCTGCTGGTGGCCGCGCTGGCGACCTTGATCACCTCCGGCGCCTCGGCGATCGCCAAGGCGTCGCTGGACGCATCCCTGCAGGACGACCTGCCCGAGCAGTCGCGCGCGTCGGCGTTCGGCCGGTCGGAGTCGCTGCTGCAGTTGGCGTGGGTGGCCGGCGGGGCGACCGGCGTGCTGGTCTACACCGAGCTGTGGATAGGGTTCACCACGATCAGCGCGATCCTGATCCTGGGCCTGGCCCAGACCATCGTCAGCTATCGCGGTGATTCGTTGATCCCGGGCTTCGGCGGCAACCGTCC contains:
- a CDS encoding MFS transporter; the encoded protein is MANYPSDDPAPRRPGRPKAPPSANRWLPPLDEDRPTFDRGAGEPPPRGYRSTGRPRSDERITVTRAAAQRSREMGSRMYGLVHRAATADGADKSGLTALTWPVVANFAVDAAMAVALANTLFFAAATGESKARVALYLLITIAPFAVIAPLIGPALDRLQHGRRVALATSFGLRTALVVVLIANYDGATGSFPSWVLYPCALAMMVLSKSFSVLRSAMTPRVLPPTIDLVRVNSRLTMFGLLGGTMLGGAVAAAAEYVFNLFELPGALYVIVAVSLAGAVLSMRIPRWVEVTEGEVPATLTYHGDLRRHPDQRRHSGAARQPMGRNTITALWGNCTIKLMVGFLFLYPAFVAKSHEATGLEQLMILGLIGAAAAVGNFIGNFTAARLELGHPAQLVVRAAIAVTIGALATAVTGELLVAALATLITSGASAIAKASLDASLQDDLPEQSRASAFGRSESLLQLAWVAGGATGVLVYTELWIGFTTISAILILGLAQTIVSYRGDSLIPGFGGNRPVLAEPEGRNDHPAFTPR